A single genomic interval of Puntigrus tetrazona isolate hp1 chromosome 1, ASM1883169v1, whole genome shotgun sequence harbors:
- the lrrc58a gene encoding leucine-rich repeat-containing protein 58a, translating into MARFPSMDDKCSVLYLSRLHLDDLSLDHLTDSKRRQIQQLHLAYNRLSCLPPSVCFLSNLEHLDISNNALAVIPQDVMRLTNLTTFVAKNNLLNESSFPKEFERMRVETLNLSGNRFEDIPVQFIKMTTLQSLSLGGNRLKNIPAEIENLTRLEMLYLGGNLISSIPPEVANLTSLRYLVLCDNRIQSIPPQLNKLHSLLSLSLHNNLLTFLPREILSLVHLQELSLRGNPLVVRFIKDMTYDPPSLMELSGRTIKSQNLPFSSCDLPSNLIHYLNLASECPNPKCAGVYFDSCVRHIKFVDFCGKYRLPLMHYLCSPQCSSPCSSNPQSDAESEEENSIPADRLQRVLLG; encoded by the exons ATGGCTCGTTTTCCAAGCATGGACGACAAGTgctctgttttatatttatcgCGTCTGCACCTGGACGACTTGAGCTTGGATCATCTCACGGACAGCAAACGACGACAAATCCAGCAGCTGCACCTCGCTTACAATCGTTTGTCGTGTCTTCCACCTTCCGTCTGTTTTCTGTCCAACCTGGAACATCTGGATATCAGCAACAACGCGCTCGCGGTCATACCACAAGACGTTATGCGCCTAACGAACCTCACGACTTTTGTAGCAAAGAACAATCTTCTGAACGAGTCCTCGTTCCCTAAAGAGTTCGAACGCATGCGGGTCGAGACTCTGAATCTGAGTGGGAACAGGTTTGAGGACATTCCCGTGCAGTTTATCAAAATGACCACACTACAGTCCCTGTCACTTGGAGGAAACAGATTGAAGAATATCCCTGCAGAAATAGAGAACCTGACCAG GTTAGAGATGCTGTATTTAGGAGGAAACCTCATCTCCTCCATCCCACCTGAGGTGGCTAACCTCACCAGTCTGAGATACCTGGTTCTGTGTGACAATCGCATCCAAAGCATACCGCCCCAACTCAACAA GTTACactcccttctctctctcagtctccaCAACAACCTGCTGACCTTCCTCCCTCGTGAGATCCTGAGCCTCGTCCATTTGCAGGAACTCAGTCTGCGCGGAAACCCTCTCGTCGTGCGCTTCATCAAGGACATGACCTATGACCCCCCATCTCTGATGGAGCTGTCAGGACGCACCATCAAGTCCCAGAACCTCCCTTTCAGCTCTTGTGACCTACCGTCCAATCTGATCCATTATTTAAACCTGGCTAGCGAATGTCCCAACCCAAAGTGTGCAG GTGTTTACTTTGACTCATGTGTGAGGCACATCAAGTTTGTGGATTTCTGCGGGAAGTACCGCCTGCCGCTCATGCATTACCTCTGTTCGCCGCAGTGTTCCTCTCCCTGCAGCTCAAACCCGCAGAGCGACGCAGAGTCAGAGGAGGAGAACAGCATCCCTGCAGACAGGCTCCAGCGGGTACTGCTGGGATAG
- the stn1 gene encoding CST complex subunit STN1 isoform X2, whose protein sequence is MAASPGDADADEPPSMLWGLDPVFSAYSRLYITDILQMKESRQVPGVYFYKTHPIFKVDVLGTVVYKREREDFYCYGDDSTGVINCLCWKDEKSSDRGESFKSRYPSGLSRGFNIEDELRRLREAERKSAVLEIGELLRVRGTVKTSRDVREISATSFCKVSDPVMAEQISRMLEMPQLYRKCYDQPFQMPGDDLGNTEAGGSSRFHCLLSRSVLTLKEFFSEKEVARFRLYDVEFLLHPLIQSSSAEQESDQPGTSFAMQTRNLLKETLSVLQDEGQIFRKIRTQDEVYNVTEQDKDLHTAIMDVLREDTKREKYAEKGCHVLHVLSSVRQRYSQNLSREVLEVALTFLECNSDIISTTEAHYTVL, encoded by the exons ATGGCAGCGAGTCCCGGAGATGCTGATGCTGATGAGCCGCCGTCTATGCTGTGGGGCCTGGACCCCGTCTTCTCAGCATACTCCAGACTCTACATCACCGACATCCTACAGATGAAAGAGTCCAGACAAGTACCTG GTGTTTATTTCTACAAGACTCACCCAATCTTTAAGGTGGATGTACTGGGGACGGTTGTTTACaagcgagagagagaagattTCTACTGCTATGGAG ATGATAGCACTGGTGTCATAAACTGTCTTTGTTGGAAGGATGAGAAATCGAGTGATCGAGgagaatcatttaaat CCAGATATCCTAGCGGACTCTCTAGAGGATTTAACATCGAAGATGAACTCAGACGGCTGAGGGAGGCTGAACGGAAGAGCGCCGTGCTGGAGATCGGAGAGCTGCTGAGGGTACGAGGAACCGTCAAAACCTCCAGGGATGTGAGGGAGATCAGCGCCACCTCCTTCT GTAAAGTAAGTGATCCTGTGATGGCAGAGCAGATATCGCGCATGCTGGAAATGCCTCAGCTTTACAGAAAGTGCTATGATCAGCCCTTCCAGATGCCAGGAGATGACCTGGGTAACACAGA agCAGGCGGTTCCTCACGTTTCCACTGTTTGCTTTCCCGGTCCGTTCTCACCCTTAAGGAGTTCTTCTCAGAGAAAGAGGTCGCCAGGTTTCGTTTATATGATGTGGAGTTCCTCTTACATCCGCTGATACAGAGTTCTTCAGCAGAACAG GAGTCAGATCAACCCGGGACGTCATTTGCCATGCAAACTCGAAACCTTCTGAAAGAGACTCTGAGCGTTCTCCAGGATGAGGGTCAGATATTCCGGAAAATACGGACGCAGGATGAAGTCTACAAC GTAACAGAGCAAGACAAAGATCTTCACACAGCGATCATGGATGTATTAAGAGAGGATACCAAACGGGAAAAAT ATGCTGAGAAGGGATGCCACGTCCTGCATGTTCTGTCCAGCGTGAGGCAGCGCTACAGCCAAAACCTGAGTCGAGAGGTGCTGGAGGTTGCCCTGACTTTCTTAGAATGCAATAGTGACATAATAAGCACAACAGAAGCGCACTACACTGTTTTGTAG
- the stn1 gene encoding CST complex subunit STN1 isoform X1: MAASPGDADADEPPSMLWGLDPVFSAYSRLYITDILQMKESRQVPGVYFYKTHPIFKVDVLGTVVYKREREDFYCYGVDDSTGVINCLCWKDEKSSDRGESFKSRYPSGLSRGFNIEDELRRLREAERKSAVLEIGELLRVRGTVKTSRDVREISATSFCKVSDPVMAEQISRMLEMPQLYRKCYDQPFQMPGDDLGNTEAGGSSRFHCLLSRSVLTLKEFFSEKEVARFRLYDVEFLLHPLIQSSSAEQESDQPGTSFAMQTRNLLKETLSVLQDEGQIFRKIRTQDEVYNVTEQDKDLHTAIMDVLREDTKREKYAEKGCHVLHVLSSVRQRYSQNLSREVLEVALTFLECNSDIISTTEAHYTVL; this comes from the exons ATGGCAGCGAGTCCCGGAGATGCTGATGCTGATGAGCCGCCGTCTATGCTGTGGGGCCTGGACCCCGTCTTCTCAGCATACTCCAGACTCTACATCACCGACATCCTACAGATGAAAGAGTCCAGACAAGTACCTG GTGTTTATTTCTACAAGACTCACCCAATCTTTAAGGTGGATGTACTGGGGACGGTTGTTTACaagcgagagagagaagattTCTACTGCTATGGAG TAGATGATAGCACTGGTGTCATAAACTGTCTTTGTTGGAAGGATGAGAAATCGAGTGATCGAGgagaatcatttaaat CCAGATATCCTAGCGGACTCTCTAGAGGATTTAACATCGAAGATGAACTCAGACGGCTGAGGGAGGCTGAACGGAAGAGCGCCGTGCTGGAGATCGGAGAGCTGCTGAGGGTACGAGGAACCGTCAAAACCTCCAGGGATGTGAGGGAGATCAGCGCCACCTCCTTCT GTAAAGTAAGTGATCCTGTGATGGCAGAGCAGATATCGCGCATGCTGGAAATGCCTCAGCTTTACAGAAAGTGCTATGATCAGCCCTTCCAGATGCCAGGAGATGACCTGGGTAACACAGA agCAGGCGGTTCCTCACGTTTCCACTGTTTGCTTTCCCGGTCCGTTCTCACCCTTAAGGAGTTCTTCTCAGAGAAAGAGGTCGCCAGGTTTCGTTTATATGATGTGGAGTTCCTCTTACATCCGCTGATACAGAGTTCTTCAGCAGAACAG GAGTCAGATCAACCCGGGACGTCATTTGCCATGCAAACTCGAAACCTTCTGAAAGAGACTCTGAGCGTTCTCCAGGATGAGGGTCAGATATTCCGGAAAATACGGACGCAGGATGAAGTCTACAAC GTAACAGAGCAAGACAAAGATCTTCACACAGCGATCATGGATGTATTAAGAGAGGATACCAAACGGGAAAAAT ATGCTGAGAAGGGATGCCACGTCCTGCATGTTCTGTCCAGCGTGAGGCAGCGCTACAGCCAAAACCTGAGTCGAGAGGTGCTGGAGGTTGCCCTGACTTTCTTAGAATGCAATAGTGACATAATAAGCACAACAGAAGCGCACTACACTGTTTTGTAG